A DNA window from Streptomyces bacillaris contains the following coding sequences:
- a CDS encoding caspase, EACC1-associated type, whose translation MTNLANRDYSRSRAVLMGTWDYRDFDDVPAVGRSYHRMRELLQDPVCGSWPRDSIKLLNNRPTLGTTHVELIETFLQATDVALFYYVGHGIYDHRERLCLAVGDTRTDPNFTAATGLSFEAVRDAFRASRAAVKLAVLDCCYAGLATEEYGRLSATRLPPVSGAYVLMSSSAFEASWHEKEEVIGAQTYFTKALVRTVQEGIPGGPAGLTFDHIFGVVADQLVEDGRPEPGRRIEDHAAGWVFARNNAPDAPPEPGADPDTVFHEAYRRETKEGVERLPVIAAMYRAAAEAGHAPSMNRLGQIAEGRVQARMQGVEPAPVDRAKLLEATQWYSKASEAGDPVGPLHLGQLYEEQYNDADQAVYWYDLAARRGNGAAQERLIGLRQRIRLGIDTSREPADARSEEEPELARPAPAAPTLSGLAAEALRKRWLADWDGSEPLATAQCLDVLLDACGGPHGEWATLDDTEQKHVLVDFLALLPPKANLARAARDYYEAVGPGRLRDHAAGLLRAAQ comes from the coding sequence ATGACTAACCTGGCGAACCGGGACTACTCCCGGTCACGTGCGGTCCTCATGGGCACCTGGGACTACCGGGACTTCGACGACGTCCCCGCAGTCGGACGCAGTTACCACCGGATGCGGGAACTGCTACAGGACCCGGTGTGCGGCTCGTGGCCTCGCGATTCCATCAAGCTGCTCAACAACCGCCCCACCCTCGGCACGACCCACGTCGAACTCATCGAGACGTTCCTTCAAGCCACCGACGTCGCGCTCTTCTACTACGTCGGACACGGGATCTACGACCACCGCGAGAGGCTGTGTCTCGCCGTGGGCGATACCCGAACCGATCCCAACTTCACGGCCGCCACGGGCTTGTCGTTCGAGGCGGTGCGGGACGCGTTCCGGGCCAGCAGAGCCGCGGTCAAACTCGCGGTGCTCGACTGCTGCTACGCGGGGCTCGCCACGGAGGAATACGGTCGCCTCTCCGCCACCCGCCTGCCCCCAGTGTCCGGCGCCTACGTACTGATGAGCAGCAGCGCCTTCGAAGCCTCCTGGCACGAGAAGGAAGAAGTCATCGGCGCCCAGACGTACTTCACCAAGGCCCTCGTTCGGACGGTGCAGGAGGGTATCCCTGGCGGACCGGCCGGTCTCACCTTCGACCATATCTTCGGCGTGGTCGCCGACCAACTGGTTGAGGACGGCAGACCCGAGCCGGGCCGCCGCATCGAGGATCACGCCGCCGGCTGGGTGTTCGCCCGCAACAACGCCCCCGACGCCCCGCCCGAACCCGGCGCCGACCCTGACACCGTCTTCCACGAGGCGTACCGCCGTGAGACCAAGGAGGGAGTCGAACGGCTGCCGGTGATCGCCGCGATGTACCGGGCAGCGGCCGAAGCCGGACACGCCCCCTCGATGAACCGGCTCGGGCAGATCGCCGAAGGCCGGGTTCAGGCGAGAATGCAGGGTGTCGAGCCAGCACCTGTCGACAGGGCGAAGCTCTTGGAGGCCACGCAGTGGTACTCGAAGGCCTCGGAAGCCGGCGACCCGGTCGGTCCGCTGCACCTCGGACAGCTCTACGAGGAGCAGTACAACGACGCGGACCAGGCCGTGTACTGGTACGACCTCGCCGCGCGCCGGGGCAACGGCGCGGCCCAGGAGCGGCTGATCGGACTCCGGCAACGCATCCGCCTCGGGATCGACACGTCCCGCGAGCCCGCGGACGCCAGGAGTGAGGAGGAGCCGGAACTCGCGCGCCCGGCGCCCGCGGCGCCCACTCTCTCCGGTCTCGCCGCCGAGGCGTTACGAAAACGATGGCTGGCCGACTGGGATGGCAGCGAACCGCTGGCAACCGCCCAGTGCCTCGACGTCCTCCTCGACGCCTGCGGCGGACCTCACGGTGAGTGGGCCACCCTCGACGATACGGAACAAAAGCACGTCCTCGTCGACTTCCTCGCCCTGCTGCCACCCAAGGCGAACCTCGCGCGCGCGGCGCGCGACTACTACGAGGCCGTCGGCCCGGGGAGGCTCCGCGACCATGCTGCTGGACTCCTGCGCGCGGCTCAGTGA
- a CDS encoding IS256 family transposase, with translation MTYVSVTETEGRAEEPAAGVDDELVAQLVARAQADGLRLTGEGGLLQQLAKRVLESALEGELTGHLGHEHGEKGEGGRENYRNGRRAKTVVTEVGPVEIEVPRDRAGTFEPMLVKKRQRRLGGIDEMVLSLSAKGLTHGEISAHLAEVYGTEVSKQTISTITDSVVAGMLEWQNRPLDAVYPVVFIDCVHVKVRDGQVANRPVHMALAVTAEGTRDILGLWVGDGGEGAKYWLQVLTAIKNRGVRDVLMLVCDGLTGLPDAVNTVWPATIVQTCVVHLLRNSFKYAGRQDWGKIAKALRPVCTAPTEEAAMERFLEFSEEWGAKYPAIVRLWERAWAEFVPFLQFDVEIRKIVCTTNAIESVNARIRKAVRARGHFPTEQDALKCVYLAVMSLDPTGNGTKRWTRRWKPALQAFDIAFDGRLTATQR, from the coding sequence ATGACCTACGTGAGTGTCACCGAGACCGAGGGCCGGGCAGAAGAGCCGGCAGCCGGTGTGGATGACGAGCTGGTCGCCCAGCTGGTGGCGCGGGCCCAGGCCGATGGGCTGCGGCTGACGGGCGAGGGAGGTCTGCTGCAGCAGCTGGCCAAGCGGGTGCTGGAGTCCGCCCTGGAGGGCGAGCTGACCGGCCACCTGGGTCACGAGCACGGCGAGAAGGGCGAAGGCGGGCGGGAGAACTACCGCAACGGGCGCCGGGCGAAGACGGTGGTCACCGAGGTCGGCCCGGTCGAGATCGAGGTTCCCCGGGACCGGGCGGGCACGTTCGAGCCGATGCTGGTCAAGAAGCGGCAGCGGCGGCTCGGCGGGATCGACGAGATGGTCTTGTCGCTGTCCGCCAAGGGCCTCACGCATGGGGAGATCTCCGCACACCTCGCCGAGGTCTACGGCACCGAGGTGTCGAAGCAGACCATCTCCACGATCACCGACAGCGTGGTCGCCGGCATGCTGGAATGGCAGAACCGGCCCCTGGACGCGGTGTATCCGGTGGTCTTCATCGACTGTGTGCACGTCAAGGTCCGGGACGGGCAGGTCGCGAACCGTCCTGTCCATATGGCGCTGGCCGTGACCGCCGAGGGCACCCGCGACATTCTGGGCCTGTGGGTCGGCGATGGCGGCGAGGGCGCCAAGTACTGGCTTCAGGTACTCACCGCGATCAAGAACCGGGGGGTGCGGGACGTCCTGATGCTGGTCTGCGACGGACTGACCGGACTCCCGGACGCGGTGAACACTGTCTGGCCTGCGACGATCGTGCAGACTTGCGTCGTTCACCTGCTCCGCAACAGCTTCAAGTACGCGGGCCGCCAGGACTGGGGGAAGATCGCCAAGGCCCTCCGCCCGGTCTGCACGGCACCGACCGAGGAGGCCGCCATGGAGCGGTTCCTGGAGTTCTCCGAGGAATGGGGAGCGAAGTACCCGGCCATCGTGCGGTTGTGGGAACGCGCCTGGGCGGAGTTCGTCCCCTTCCTCCAGTTCGACGTGGAGATCCGCAAGATCGTGTGCACGACGAACGCAATCGAGAGTGTGAACGCCCGGATCCGCAAGGCCGTCCGCGCCCGCGGGCACTTCCCCACCGAGCAGGACGCCCTCAAGTGCGTCTACCTCGCGGTCATGAGCCTGGACCCGACCGGGAACGGCACGAAACGCTGGACCCGGCGATGGAAGCCGGCCCTCCAAGCCTTCGACATCGCCTTCGACGGCCGCCTCACCGCGACCCAGCGGTAA
- a CDS encoding GntR family transcriptional regulator has protein sequence MLFRVDPTSTVPLGDQIAASVRRAVADGAVAPGERLPAARVLADSLGVNVHTVLRGYQRLREEGLIELRRGRGAVVTEGASPRRAQLLERVREVVADSRELGLTDEELLTLIRTELGA, from the coding sequence ATGCTCTTCCGGGTCGATCCCACCTCCACCGTGCCGCTCGGCGACCAGATCGCGGCCTCGGTGCGCCGCGCGGTCGCCGACGGGGCGGTGGCCCCGGGCGAGCGGCTCCCCGCCGCCCGGGTGCTCGCCGACTCCCTCGGGGTGAACGTCCACACGGTGCTGCGCGGCTACCAACGGCTGCGCGAGGAAGGGCTGATCGAGTTGCGGCGCGGCCGTGGCGCGGTGGTCACCGAGGGCGCCTCGCCGCGCCGGGCCCAACTGCTGGAGCGTGTGCGCGAAGTGGTCGCGGACTCCCGTGAACTGGGCCTGACGGACGAGGAGTTGCTGACGCTGATCCGTACCGAACTGGGTGCCTGA
- a CDS encoding DUF1648 domain-containing protein, which produces MTRKHLGRATLAALPFVLAFLVDLILFIALKDRLPTRLAAHFDLSGDVNGHVDRTTYVLVTAPVLPMLGALWVLMVAGGKFYGRAHRLLIAGGWAAAAFLQYVLGAALIVNLDVPEGGAPARFPLWHLAAALGAAVLAGALGLLLARLVPAPENPYAGKDPADRARIALADGEVAGWARTTGSWWLPTGALLTAAAGAGVGIWGTWFAGVPLLVLALLVLTFCRAHVTVDRRGLTVSGLLPWPRVQLPLERVETADSRPVDAVAEFGGYGYRVRPGRTGFIVRSGEAIVARQPGGREFAVTVGDSATGAALLNTLVDRNRAGR; this is translated from the coding sequence ATGACACGCAAGCACCTTGGCCGCGCCACACTCGCGGCCCTGCCCTTTGTCCTCGCCTTTCTCGTCGACCTGATCCTCTTCATCGCCCTCAAGGACCGTCTCCCCACCCGTCTGGCCGCCCACTTCGACCTCTCCGGAGACGTGAACGGCCATGTGGACCGCACCACTTACGTCCTCGTCACCGCTCCGGTGCTGCCCATGCTCGGCGCCCTGTGGGTCCTCATGGTGGCCGGCGGAAAGTTCTACGGCCGCGCCCACCGGCTGCTCATCGCCGGTGGCTGGGCGGCCGCCGCCTTCCTCCAGTACGTGCTGGGCGCCGCCCTGATCGTCAACCTGGACGTCCCGGAGGGAGGCGCGCCCGCCCGGTTCCCGCTGTGGCACCTGGCCGCGGCCCTCGGAGCGGCCGTCCTCGCCGGAGCGCTCGGGCTGCTGCTGGCCCGGCTGGTCCCGGCGCCGGAGAACCCCTACGCCGGGAAGGACCCCGCCGACCGCGCGCGGATCGCGCTCGCCGACGGCGAGGTGGCCGGCTGGGCACGTACCACCGGCTCCTGGTGGCTGCCGACGGGGGCCCTGCTCACCGCGGCCGCCGGTGCGGGGGTCGGTATCTGGGGCACCTGGTTCGCCGGGGTACCCCTGCTGGTCCTCGCCCTGCTGGTGCTCACCTTCTGCCGCGCGCATGTCACCGTGGACCGGCGCGGCCTCACCGTCTCCGGGCTGCTGCCCTGGCCCCGGGTCCAACTCCCGCTGGAGCGCGTCGAGACGGCGGACAGCCGACCGGTCGACGCGGTCGCGGAGTTCGGTGGTTACGGCTATCGCGTCCGCCCCGGCCGCACCGGCTTCATCGTCCGGTCGGGCGAGGCCATCGTCGCCCGGCAGCCGGGCGGCCGTGAATTCGCGGTCACCGTCGGGGACTCCGCGACCGGCGCCGCCCTGCTCAACACCCTCGTCGACCGGAACCGGGCGGGCCGCTGA
- a CDS encoding DUF6304 family protein translates to MTDESWAGWYRDRDGSEAVVLTTDGQQLRIRIRGVDFEGQSFDRLVPVAGTTPESGAPAPVDGTSCPVGEGFSSPDGSFSSAEGAFSLAEGALTDCVLEWDLPLPVRVDGTLRQATLGCLLSLRRVDPDLHLALHLDGAVYESARAESDFAAALTAIQRILPDGVRLQTCIACAFSAPFPLRAPAQPPAPASSASVPGPRRGLSGSLACFGEAKGAPGDRRTGLVQEVWSCREFEGSPSWATDTDTDTGHRGAFPLESV, encoded by the coding sequence ATGACAGATGAGTCGTGGGCCGGCTGGTACCGGGACCGGGACGGTTCCGAGGCCGTCGTCCTCACCACGGACGGACAGCAGCTCCGGATCCGGATCCGAGGGGTCGACTTCGAGGGCCAGAGCTTCGACCGCCTGGTTCCGGTCGCGGGTACGACCCCGGAGAGCGGGGCGCCCGCCCCGGTGGACGGGACCTCCTGCCCGGTGGGCGAGGGCTTCTCCTCGCCTGACGGATCCTTCTCCTCGGCCGAGGGAGCCTTCTCCCTGGCGGAGGGGGCGCTCACCGACTGCGTACTGGAGTGGGACCTCCCGCTGCCCGTCCGCGTCGACGGCACCTTGCGGCAGGCCACTCTCGGCTGTCTGCTCTCCCTGCGCCGGGTCGACCCGGACCTCCACCTCGCCCTCCATCTGGACGGCGCGGTCTACGAATCCGCCCGCGCCGAGAGCGACTTCGCCGCCGCGCTGACGGCGATCCAGCGCATCCTCCCGGACGGCGTCCGGCTCCAGACCTGCATCGCCTGCGCCTTCTCCGCCCCCTTCCCCCTCCGGGCCCCGGCCCAGCCCCCGGCCCCGGCCTCCTCCGCCTCCGTACCGGGCCCCCGCCGTGGCCTCTCCGGCTCCCTCGCCTGCTTCGGTGAGGCCAAGGGCGCCCCGGGGGACCGGCGTACCGGACTCGTCCAGGAGGTCTGGAGCTGCCGGGAGTTCGAGGGGAGCCCGTCCTGGGCCACCGACACCGACACCGACACCGGCCATCGGGGCGCCTTCCCTCTCGAATCCGTCTGA
- a CDS encoding GNAT family N-acetyltransferase has product MGVRIRQADRGDRGLVVAVLEEAFHHDPVSCWVFPDEAHRRAVHGRFLGVFADITLAEGRVDVAEDGAAVALWLPVPAGAPEEEDPTPALMRRTADPDNERCELVGRLTGKVHPHDRAHSYLLMVGVSPRRQGEGIGAGLIGAELDRCDRDGVPAYLEASSARSRTLYERLGFHFLGTAVDLPDGPRMWPMWRDPQAN; this is encoded by the coding sequence ATGGGCGTACGGATACGGCAGGCGGACAGGGGCGACAGGGGCCTGGTCGTGGCGGTCCTGGAGGAGGCCTTCCACCACGACCCGGTCAGCTGCTGGGTCTTCCCCGACGAGGCCCACCGGCGGGCGGTGCACGGCAGGTTCCTCGGCGTCTTCGCGGACATCACCCTCGCCGAAGGCCGTGTCGACGTGGCCGAGGACGGCGCCGCCGTGGCCCTGTGGCTGCCGGTGCCCGCCGGGGCTCCCGAGGAGGAGGACCCCACGCCCGCCCTGATGCGGCGGACCGCCGACCCCGACAACGAGCGGTGCGAACTGGTCGGACGGCTGACCGGGAAGGTGCACCCGCACGACCGCGCCCACTCCTACCTGCTCATGGTCGGCGTCTCCCCGCGGCGCCAGGGCGAGGGCATCGGGGCCGGGCTCATCGGCGCGGAGCTGGACCGCTGCGACCGCGACGGCGTACCCGCGTACCTGGAGGCGAGCAGCGCCCGCAGCCGTACGCTCTACGAGCGGCTCGGCTTCCACTTCCTGGGCACCGCCGTCGACCTTCCCGACGGGCCGCGGATGTGGCCCATGTGGCGTGACCCGCAAGCGAATTGA
- a CDS encoding family 2 encapsulin nanocompartment cargo protein polyprenyl transferase, with product MTSTDAATEGHEAAALLERTRAIVDPHLRSAVESLPGGIRRIAMYHFGWENADGTPAAGQAGKAIRPALVLAAARALGGDPEHAVRAAVAVELAHNFTLLHDDVIDEDTTRRHRPTAWAVFGVPDAIITGDAMLALAQRLLAEDTHPAAAGAAARLSSCVIELCAGQQADCAFEERGPDEVTLDECLTMATAKTGALLGCACALGALYAGAADRAVRAMDGFGREAGLSFQLIDDLIGIWGDPARTGKPVGADLAAHKKSLPVVAALTSGTPAAAELAALYRGPMSTTGEVDRAADAVDRAGGRDWAQVAAADRMARALHHLSRAVPEPGAAGDLLALAEFVTRRTS from the coding sequence ATGACCAGTACGGACGCAGCGACGGAAGGGCACGAGGCCGCGGCGCTGCTGGAGCGCACCCGCGCCATCGTCGACCCGCATCTGCGATCGGCCGTGGAATCGCTGCCCGGTGGCATACGCCGGATCGCGATGTACCACTTCGGCTGGGAGAACGCCGACGGCACCCCTGCCGCCGGGCAGGCGGGCAAGGCCATCCGGCCGGCGCTCGTGCTGGCCGCCGCCCGGGCGCTGGGAGGCGATCCGGAGCACGCCGTGCGCGCCGCCGTCGCCGTCGAGCTGGCGCACAACTTCACCCTCCTCCACGACGACGTCATCGACGAGGACACCACCCGCAGACACCGGCCCACCGCCTGGGCCGTCTTCGGTGTGCCGGACGCCATCATCACCGGAGACGCCATGCTGGCCCTCGCCCAGCGTCTGCTGGCCGAGGACACCCACCCGGCCGCAGCCGGGGCGGCCGCCCGCCTCTCCTCCTGCGTCATCGAACTCTGCGCGGGCCAGCAGGCCGACTGCGCCTTCGAGGAGCGCGGACCGGACGAGGTCACGCTCGACGAGTGCCTGACCATGGCGACCGCCAAGACCGGCGCCCTGCTCGGCTGCGCCTGCGCGCTCGGCGCCCTCTACGCCGGGGCGGCGGACCGGGCCGTCCGCGCCATGGACGGCTTCGGGCGGGAGGCCGGCCTCTCCTTCCAGCTCATCGACGACCTGATCGGCATCTGGGGCGACCCGGCCCGCACCGGCAAGCCCGTCGGCGCCGACCTCGCCGCCCACAAGAAGTCGCTGCCCGTCGTCGCAGCCCTCACCTCCGGCACCCCGGCCGCCGCCGAACTGGCCGCGCTCTACCGGGGGCCCATGTCCACCACCGGGGAGGTGGACCGCGCCGCCGACGCCGTGGACCGGGCCGGTGGCCGGGACTGGGCCCAGGTCGCCGCCGCCGACCGGATGGCCCGGGCGCTGCACCACCTCTCCCGCGCGGTCCCGGAGCCGGGCGCGGCCGGAGACCTGCTGGCCCTGGCCGAATTCGTCACCCGCCGCACCAGCTGA